From Scatophagus argus isolate fScaArg1 chromosome 10, fScaArg1.pri, whole genome shotgun sequence, a single genomic window includes:
- the hs3st1l1 gene encoding heparan sulfate (glucosamine) 3-O-sulfotransferase 1-like1, whose protein sequence is MACFLASAFLLVLQTYAAPPELDQAGFGITLDPIDLDPGLLANVSGDMSSSPPPGTSKRAPHSIIIGVRKGGTRALLEMLDIHPEVAAAATEVHFFDWDENYAKGFEWYRELMPYSYPHQITVEKTPGYFTSALAPERICAMNSSIKLLLILRDPAERVISDYTQVYFNRLENHKPVQAIENLLVRNGALNIRYKAIQRSLYDIHMRNWLRHFPLEQIHIVDGDALIRNPLPELQKVERFLNLPPRIVSSNFYFNQTKGFYCIRSDGRERCLHESKGRPHPAVNSTVLQQLRSYLQEHNRTFFRLVRRTFDWQ, encoded by the coding sequence ATGGCTTGTTTCCTGGCATCTGCCTTTCTTCTGGTTCTCCAGACATATGCTGCCCCACCTGAGCTTGACCAGGCAGGATTTGGCATAACGCTGGACCCCATAGACCTTGATCCTGGACTACTAGCCAATGTCTCTGGAGATATGTCCTCATCTCCACCCCCAGGGACTAGTAAAAGAGCCCCACACAGCATCATTATTGGGGTACGTAAGGGGGGTACGAGAGCACTGCTGGAGATGCTTGACATACACCCTgaggttgctgctgctgccaccgaGGTGCACTTCTTTGACTGGGATGAGAACTATGCCAAGGGCTTTGAGTGGTACCGTGAGTTGATGCCCTACTCCTACCCACACCAGATCACAGTGGAGAAAACTCCAGGTTACTTCACATCAGCTCTCGCACCAGAACGGATCTGCGCCATGAACTCATCCATAAAGTTGCTACTGATCTTACGAGACCCAGCTGAGCGTGTTATTTCTGACTATACCCAGGTGTACTTCAACCGGCTGGAGAACCACAAGCCGGTGCAAGCCATTGAGAACCTGCTAGTACGCAATGGAGCTTTGAATATCCGGTACAAGGCCATTCAGAGAAGCCTGTATGATATTCACATGCGCAACTGGCTGCGCCACTTCCCCCTGGAGCAGATACACATTGTGGATGGAGATGCTCTCATTCGCAACCCCTTGCCAGAGCTTCAGAAGGTGGAGCGCTTCCTCAACTTGCCCCCAAGGATAGTTTCCTCCAACTTCTACTTCAACCAGACCAAGGGCTTTTACTGTATTCGGAGTGATGGTCGAGAGCGCTGTCTGCATGAGTCTAAGGGACGTCCTCACCCAGCTGTCAATAGCactgtcctccagcagctccgcTCCTACCTACAAGAACACAACCGAACCTTCTTCAGGCTGGTGAGGCGCACTTTCGATTGGCAATAA